The Leptospira paudalimensis region CGCCAAAAATTTTATATGGGATTGCTTTTTTCCGAAGTGCTTCTTCAAAGTATCTGGATTGTGAATTGGTTCTATAAAAGATAGCAAAGTTTGAATATTTTTTTCCTCTTCGGAATCCGGTTACTATTTTTTGAACAATTCCTTCCGACTCTTCCATCTCGTTCTGGTATGCAGTGAGTTTGATTTTATCACCTAACGGATTTTCAGTGCGTAAGGTTTTATTGGTTCTTTGTTTGTTATTCGCAATTAAGGCAGCCGCAGATTCGATGATGGTTTTTGTGGACCGGTAATTTTCTTCTAATTTGACAACAACTGCATCAGGATAATCTTTTTTAAAATTTAATATATTCGATATATCAGCACCGCGCCAAGAATAAATGGACTGATCATCATCACCAACCACACATAAGTTTTTATGAAAGGAAGAAAGTGACTGAACCAAATGGTATTGTATTTTATTCGTATCTTGGTATTCGTCTACCATGATGTATTTCCATAATCTCTGGTATTTCTCCAAAATGACTGGAAAATCACGAAATAGAATCACAGTCTTTAGAATTAAATCACCAAAATCCAATGCGTTACGTAATGATTTCCTTTTTTCATATTCCAAAAATACGGAAGCAATTGATTTTGTATAAGCATCATCTGCCTTTTTTTTAGCAAATTCTTCGGCTGTTAAAAAGGAATCTTTGGCTTGGGAAAATTGATTCGCAAGACTTGATGGACGAAATTCCTTTGTATCCATTTCCTTTGACTTTAAAATTTCTTTGATCAGTGACTCTTGCATATCACTGTCATACACAGTGAAATTACTCCCAAGTCCTAATACCTTACCTTCTCTCCTCAATAGATACAAACAAAGGGAATGGAAGGTACGAACAAAAGGTTCATAGGTTCCATCTGGTAATAAACTTCTGCATCTGGATCGCATTTCCTCTGCAGCTTTATTGGTAAATGTAACAGCTAAAATCTGGTTTGGATAAATTTTGTGATTGAGGATTAAATTTGCAATTCTGTAGGTGATAACTCTTGTTTTGCCAGAACCCGCACCAGCCAAAATCAAAAGTGGTCCATCGACAGTTTCAACAGCTAGTTTTTGTTCTGCATTTAGACCAACTAACTCCACTTAGAATCGCATGTCCCCAATTCCAAATACAAACTGGAAACTATTATTATCAGGATACAATCCAAATGGCCTATCCTCCACTCCAGTATAACGTATCTTTTGTGCAAAATACAAGCGAAGTGGAAGTACAGGAATTTGGATCCTTAGACCAAAACCCCAAGAAAATCGAAAATTAGACATGGATAGGTTTTTACTCGAAAGCACCAAATTTCCTGGATCATTCACAACAAGTGGAGAATCGTAGATTTTTTTACCAAAAGAATTATAGTTTTCGAATAAGTATGTTTC contains the following coding sequences:
- a CDS encoding ATP-dependent helicase is translated as MELVGLNAEQKLAVETVDGPLLILAGAGSGKTRVITYRIANLILNHKIYPNQILAVTFTNKAAEEMRSRCRSLLPDGTYEPFVRTFHSLCLYLLRREGKVLGLGSNFTVYDSDMQESLIKEILKSKEMDTKEFRPSSLANQFSQAKDSFLTAEEFAKKKADDAYTKSIASVFLEYEKRKSLRNALDFGDLILKTVILFRDFPVILEKYQRLWKYIMVDEYQDTNKIQYHLVQSLSSFHKNLCVVGDDDQSIYSWRGADISNILNFKKDYPDAVVVKLEENYRSTKTIIESAAALIANNKQRTNKTLRTENPLGDKIKLTAYQNEMEESEGIVQKIVTGFRRGKKYSNFAIFYRTNSQSRYFEEALRKKAIPYKIFGGFRFFDRKEVKDLIAYLSVVVNPVDSTSLLRIINSPPRGIGDTTVNRLLTHSVKEGLSLFECLGQPIPEIKKGTSQKLHSLYRMFESAMEDLRKKTPSEIAYDVLEHSGYREFLENEATEDSFSRLSNLNEFVNALKEFEETNSEATLEEYLSNISLITSEENSKDLPDYVILMTVHNAKGLEFPHVFMAGMEEGTFPHFLSIDSPEGIEEERRLAYVAITRAREHLEISFSRFTRKFGEVDARLPSQFLEEIPKEFLEGEFTENRYGVRRPDVAPRAERFQKSEEKFESVLAKTGDSDFQIGMKVRHKVYGEGRILSLSGSGDNRKVEVRFGSHLDKKFLLAYTPLEIIS